Proteins encoded together in one Streptomyces asoensis window:
- a CDS encoding helix-turn-helix domain-containing protein — MIGTVFRSEDVPSPDRFDFWREILGRTRSSDMASAHAGDFWAELRVMELGPVTVTPLSFLPTRFRRGPRTAHAGDPGVYHLSLLLDGGLTLEHAGREATFGPGDVHLADSARPYDLRSAVPAEGGVVRGVGVDFPRALLPLPSRRVREVLGRGLPGREGLGALLTDYLLGLDRQADTLRPCDAPRLGTVVLDLVSALFAQALDDEGVLPQESRRRVTGAAVRDFIRRNLHDPELTPPAIAAAHHISLSYLHRVFQEQTPGESGETVAAWIRARRMEAARRDLADPALRATPIHVIGARWGFPRASDFTRAYRAHHGAPPGEHRPGTPPRR, encoded by the coding sequence ATGATCGGGACCGTGTTCCGCAGCGAGGACGTCCCCTCGCCGGACAGGTTCGACTTCTGGCGGGAGATCCTCGGCAGGACCCGCTCGAGCGACATGGCCAGCGCCCACGCGGGGGACTTCTGGGCCGAGTTGCGGGTGATGGAGCTGGGGCCGGTGACCGTCACCCCGCTGTCGTTCCTGCCGACGCGCTTTCGCCGCGGCCCGAGGACGGCCCACGCCGGCGATCCCGGCGTCTACCACCTGTCCCTGCTGCTCGACGGCGGGCTCACCCTCGAACACGCCGGGCGCGAGGCCACGTTCGGGCCCGGTGACGTGCATCTGGCCGACAGCGCGAGGCCGTACGACCTGCGGTCGGCGGTCCCCGCGGAAGGCGGGGTCGTGCGCGGGGTGGGCGTGGACTTTCCCAGGGCGCTGCTTCCGCTGCCGTCGCGCCGGGTGCGGGAGGTGCTGGGAAGGGGGCTGCCGGGACGCGAGGGCCTCGGAGCCCTGCTCACGGATTACCTCCTCGGCCTGGACCGGCAGGCCGACACCCTGCGGCCGTGCGACGCGCCGCGCCTGGGGACGGTCGTGCTCGACCTGGTGTCGGCCCTGTTCGCCCAGGCGCTCGACGACGAGGGGGTCCTCCCCCAGGAGAGCCGCCGGCGGGTCACCGGGGCAGCGGTCCGGGACTTCATCCGGCGCAACCTGCACGACCCGGAGCTGACCCCGCCCGCGATCGCCGCCGCGCACCACATCTCGCTCAGCTATCTGCACCGGGTCTTCCAGGAGCAGACGCCCGGGGAATCCGGGGAGACGGTCGCCGCCTGGATCCGCGCCCGCCGGATGGAGGCCGCCCGGCGCGACCTCGCGGACCCCGCGCTGCGCGCCACGCCGATCCACGTCATCGGGGCCCGCTGGGGCTTCCCGCGGGCCTCCGACTTCACCCGCGCCTACCGCGCCCACCACGGCGCGCCGCCCGGCGAACACCGGCCCGGGACGCCGCCGCGACGGTAG
- the pulA gene encoding pullulanase-type alpha-1,6-glucosidase: MIPRGQAGRFGRPRLRAAVLAAALAVSLAQPLVARAQTPPAPPSDAKLAAEPSRHDSTRDQFYFVMPDRFANGDTSNDEGGLTGSRLSTGYDPTDKGFYQGGDLKGLTKRLDYIKGLGTTAIWMAPIFKNQPVQGTGKDASAAYHGYWITDFTKVDPHFGTNKDLETLISKAHAKGMKVFFDVITNHTADVVDYEEKSYDYLSKGAFPYLTKDGRPFDDADYADGTRKFPSVDADSFPRTPTVPAAKKGVKVPSWLNDTTMYSNRGDSTYAGESTTYGDFSGLDDLWTERPEVVSGMEKIYERWVRDFGIDGFRIDTVKHVNMEFWTQWATALDAYAAEHGRKNFFMFGEVYSADTSITSPYVTQGRLDATLDFPFQDAARSYASQGGSARKLSALYADDYKYTTDKANAYEQVTFLGNHDMGRIGYFLNQDNPEASDAELLKKDRLANELMFLGRGNPVVYYGDEQGFTGSGGDKDARQPMFASRIADYLDDDEIGTDRTAASDAYDTNAPLYRTISTLSKLRKDNPALADGVQTERYAADGAGVYAFSRTDAKTGTEYVVAVNNAGEAKSATFATGSADMTFRAVYGTSASAKSDGDKKVTVTVPAGSAIVLKAAGRPAVPAAEPTLTLKAPAAGATGTVELSADVTGGQLDRVVFAAQTGNGKWRTLGTADHAPYKVTQVIGKDVPAGTALRYKAVVVDPAGRTASATAGSTTGSAPAAEVPTASSRDYAIVHYKRTDGDYTDWRLYAWGDIAEGEATTWPAGHDFVGRDAYGAFAYVKLKPGASGVGFLVIDKDGNKDVASDRTIDVTKTGEVWVEQGKDTVLTERPDLPAQDKTKAVVHYHRADGDYTGWGLHVWTGAATPTDWTKPLEPVRTDAYGAVYEVPLAEGATSLSYIIHKGDDKDLPTDQSLDLAANGHEVWLLNGQEKYLLPQPEGSAAALDLTTSKAIWIDRYTVAWNGSDAAVSTQLLSSHDGSIAVKDGGLTSDDERWLRLGKTTLTDAQKAKYPHLKAYTAWSVDPRDRDRVRSALGGQLVASQRAANGAVLAATGVQIAGALDDLYDATKAHLGPVFRNGVPTLSVWAPTAQSVALDLDGSTVAMKRDSATGVWSVTGKKSWTGKPYRYVVKVWAPTVHKIVTNKVTDPYSLALTTDSERSLVVDLGARSLAPSGWSALKKPKAVPLKDAQIQELHVRDFSVADTTVPAKDRGTYLAFTDKNSDGSRHLRELARSGTSYVHLLPVFDLATVPEKKADRQSTDCDLASYAADSGKQQECVAKTAAKDAYNWGYDPYHYTVPEGSYATDPDGTARTVQFRKMVKSLNEDGLRVVMDVVYNHTAAGGQADTSVLDKVVPGYYQRLLADGSIANSTCCSNTATENAMMGKLVVDSVVTWAKEYKVDGFRFDLMGHQPKANILAVRKALDGLTVAKDGVDGKKIIMYGEGWNFGEVADDARFVQATQKNMAGTGVATFSDRARDAVRGGGPFDSDPGVQGFGSGLYTDPNSSTANGTPAEQKARLLHYQDLVKVGLTGNLAAYRFTDTDGKEVKGSEVDYNGQPAGYAAAPGDALAYADAHDNESLYDALTYKLPADTGAADRARMQVLAMATATLSQGPSLSQAGTDLLRSKSLDRNSFDSGDWFNAIHWNCAAGNGFGRGLPPAADNASKWSYAKPLLGTVTVGCPQITAASAAYQDLLRIRTTRPEFSLGTAAQVQSALSFPLSGKDETPGVITMELGDLVVVFNATPAARQQTVGALAGTGYRLHPVQAAGADAVVRSASYEKASGTFTVPARTVAVFSRTAP; the protein is encoded by the coding sequence CTGATACCGAGAGGGCAGGCGGGCCGCTTCGGCCGCCCCAGGCTGCGCGCAGCCGTCCTCGCCGCCGCACTGGCCGTATCGCTCGCGCAACCCCTCGTGGCGCGGGCCCAGACCCCGCCCGCACCGCCGTCGGACGCGAAGCTCGCCGCCGAGCCGTCCCGGCACGACTCCACCCGTGACCAGTTCTACTTCGTCATGCCGGACCGTTTCGCCAACGGCGACACGTCCAACGACGAGGGCGGCCTGACCGGATCGCGGCTGTCGACCGGCTACGACCCCACCGACAAGGGCTTCTACCAGGGCGGCGACCTCAAGGGCCTGACGAAGCGGCTCGACTACATCAAGGGCCTCGGCACCACCGCCATCTGGATGGCGCCGATCTTCAAGAACCAGCCCGTCCAGGGCACCGGCAAGGACGCCTCGGCCGCCTACCACGGCTACTGGATCACCGACTTCACCAAGGTCGACCCGCACTTCGGCACCAACAAGGACCTGGAGACCCTGATCTCCAAGGCCCACGCCAAGGGCATGAAGGTCTTCTTCGACGTCATCACCAACCACACCGCCGACGTCGTCGACTACGAGGAGAAGTCCTACGACTACCTCTCCAAGGGCGCCTTCCCCTACCTGACCAAGGACGGCCGGCCCTTCGACGACGCGGACTACGCGGACGGCACCCGGAAGTTCCCGTCGGTGGACGCCGACTCCTTCCCCCGCACGCCGACCGTTCCGGCGGCGAAGAAGGGCGTCAAGGTCCCGTCGTGGCTCAACGACACGACCATGTACTCCAACCGCGGTGACTCCACCTACGCCGGCGAGTCCACCACCTACGGCGACTTCTCCGGCCTCGACGACCTGTGGACCGAGCGTCCCGAGGTCGTCAGCGGCATGGAGAAGATCTACGAGCGCTGGGTCCGCGACTTCGGCATCGACGGCTTCCGCATCGACACCGTCAAGCACGTGAACATGGAGTTCTGGACGCAGTGGGCGACCGCCCTCGACGCGTACGCGGCCGAGCACGGGCGCAAGAACTTCTTCATGTTCGGCGAGGTCTACTCGGCCGACACCTCGATCACCTCGCCGTACGTCACCCAGGGCCGGCTCGACGCCACGCTCGACTTCCCCTTCCAGGACGCGGCCCGCTCGTACGCCTCCCAGGGCGGCAGCGCGCGGAAGCTCTCCGCCCTGTACGCGGACGACTACAAGTACACGACCGACAAGGCCAACGCCTACGAGCAGGTCACCTTCCTCGGCAACCACGACATGGGCCGCATCGGGTACTTCCTGAACCAGGACAACCCCGAGGCGAGCGACGCCGAGCTGCTGAAGAAGGACAGGCTCGCCAACGAGCTGATGTTCCTCGGCCGCGGCAACCCCGTCGTCTACTACGGCGACGAGCAGGGCTTCACCGGCTCCGGCGGCGACAAGGACGCCCGCCAGCCGATGTTCGCCTCCAGGATCGCGGACTACCTCGACGACGACGAGATCGGCACCGACCGCACGGCCGCGAGCGACGCCTACGACACGAACGCGCCGCTGTACAGGACCATCAGCACCCTGTCCAAGCTCCGCAAGGACAACCCGGCCCTCGCCGACGGCGTCCAGACGGAGCGCTACGCCGCCGACGGCGCGGGCGTGTACGCCTTCTCCCGCACGGACGCCAAGACCGGCACCGAGTACGTCGTCGCCGTGAACAACGCCGGCGAGGCGAAGTCGGCCACCTTCGCGACCGGGTCGGCGGACATGACCTTCCGGGCCGTGTACGGAACGTCGGCCTCGGCGAAGAGCGACGGCGACAAGAAGGTCACCGTCACCGTCCCGGCCGGCTCGGCGATCGTCCTCAAGGCCGCGGGCAGGCCCGCCGTCCCCGCGGCCGAGCCCACACTGACCCTGAAGGCCCCCGCCGCGGGCGCCACCGGCACCGTCGAACTGTCGGCGGACGTCACCGGCGGACAGCTCGACCGGGTCGTCTTCGCCGCCCAGACGGGCAACGGCAAGTGGCGCACCCTCGGCACCGCCGACCACGCGCCGTACAAGGTCACCCAGGTCATCGGCAAGGACGTCCCCGCCGGAACCGCCCTGCGCTACAAGGCCGTCGTCGTCGACCCGGCAGGCCGCACCGCGAGCGCGACGGCCGGGTCCACCACCGGCAGCGCCCCCGCCGCCGAGGTCCCCACCGCCTCCTCGCGCGACTACGCGATCGTCCACTACAAGCGCACCGACGGCGACTACACCGACTGGCGCCTGTACGCCTGGGGCGACATCGCCGAAGGCGAGGCCACCACCTGGCCCGCCGGACACGACTTCGTCGGCCGGGACGCCTACGGCGCCTTCGCCTACGTGAAGCTGAAGCCCGGAGCCTCCGGCGTCGGCTTCCTCGTCATCGACAAGGACGGCAACAAGGACGTCGCGAGCGACCGCACGATCGACGTCACGAAGACCGGCGAGGTCTGGGTCGAGCAGGGCAAGGACACCGTCCTCACCGAGCGGCCCGACCTGCCCGCCCAGGACAAGACCAAGGCGGTCGTCCACTACCACCGCGCCGACGGCGACTACACCGGCTGGGGCCTGCATGTGTGGACCGGGGCCGCGACGCCCACGGACTGGACCAAGCCCCTGGAGCCGGTGCGCACCGACGCCTACGGAGCCGTCTACGAGGTGCCGCTCGCCGAGGGCGCGACCAGCCTCAGCTACATCATCCACAAGGGCGACGACAAGGACCTGCCCACCGACCAGTCGCTGGACCTGGCGGCGAACGGCCACGAGGTCTGGCTGCTGAACGGCCAGGAGAAGTACCTGCTGCCGCAGCCCGAGGGCAGCGCGGCAGCGCTCGACCTGACCACCTCCAAGGCGATCTGGATCGACCGCTACACCGTCGCCTGGAACGGCTCCGACGCCGCCGTCTCCACCCAGCTCCTCTCGTCCCACGACGGCTCGATCGCCGTCAAGGACGGCGGGCTGACCAGCGACGACGAGCGCTGGCTGCGGCTGGGGAAGACCACCCTCACCGACGCCCAGAAGGCGAAGTACCCCCACCTGAAGGCGTACACCGCCTGGAGCGTCGACCCGCGCGACCGCGACCGGGTGCGCTCCGCGCTCGGCGGCCAGCTCGTCGCCTCGCAGCGGGCCGCGAACGGCGCCGTGCTCGCGGCGACCGGCGTGCAGATCGCCGGAGCCCTCGACGACCTGTACGACGCGACGAAGGCACACCTCGGGCCGGTCTTCCGCAACGGTGTCCCCACCCTCTCGGTGTGGGCCCCCACCGCCCAGTCGGTCGCCCTCGACCTCGACGGCTCCACCGTCGCCATGAAACGCGACTCCGCCACCGGCGTCTGGTCCGTCACCGGAAAGAAGTCCTGGACGGGCAAGCCCTACCGCTACGTCGTGAAGGTGTGGGCGCCCACCGTCCACAAGATCGTCACCAACAAGGTCACCGACCCCTACTCCCTCGCCCTGACCACCGACTCCGAGCGCAGCCTCGTCGTCGACCTCGGCGCCAGGTCGCTCGCCCCCTCCGGCTGGTCTGCGCTCAAGAAGCCCAAGGCCGTGCCGCTGAAGGACGCGCAGATCCAGGAACTGCACGTCCGGGACTTCTCGGTCGCGGACACCACCGTCCCCGCGAAGGACCGGGGCACCTACCTCGCCTTCACCGACAAGAACAGCGACGGCTCCCGGCACCTGCGGGAACTGGCGCGGTCCGGCACCTCGTACGTGCACCTGCTGCCCGTGTTCGACCTCGCCACCGTCCCCGAGAAGAAGGCCGACCGGCAGAGCACCGACTGCGACCTGGCCTCCTACGCCGCCGACTCCGGCAAACAGCAGGAGTGCGTGGCGAAGACCGCCGCCAAGGACGCCTACAACTGGGGCTACGACCCGTACCACTACACGGTCCCGGAGGGCTCCTACGCCACCGACCCGGACGGCACGGCCCGCACCGTGCAGTTCCGCAAGATGGTCAAGTCGCTGAACGAGGACGGCCTCCGGGTCGTCATGGACGTGGTCTACAACCACACCGCCGCCGGCGGCCAGGCCGACACCAGCGTCCTCGACAAGGTCGTCCCCGGCTACTACCAGCGGCTCCTCGCCGACGGCAGCATCGCCAACTCCACCTGCTGCTCCAACACGGCGACCGAGAACGCCATGATGGGCAAGCTGGTCGTCGACTCGGTCGTCACCTGGGCCAAGGAGTACAAGGTCGACGGCTTCCGCTTCGACCTCATGGGACACCAGCCCAAGGCCAACATCCTCGCGGTCAGGAAGGCCCTCGACGGCCTCACCGTCGCCAAGGACGGCGTCGACGGCAAGAAGATCATCATGTACGGCGAGGGCTGGAACTTCGGCGAGGTCGCCGACGACGCCCGCTTCGTCCAGGCCACCCAGAAGAACATGGCCGGGACGGGCGTCGCGACCTTCTCCGACCGGGCCCGTGACGCCGTCCGCGGCGGCGGCCCCTTCGACTCCGACCCCGGCGTCCAGGGCTTCGGCTCGGGCCTGTACACCGACCCCAACTCCTCCACCGCCAACGGCACCCCGGCCGAGCAGAAGGCCCGCCTGCTGCACTACCAGGACCTCGTCAAGGTCGGCCTGACCGGCAACCTGGCCGCCTACCGCTTCACCGACACCGACGGCAAGGAGGTCAAGGGCTCAGAGGTCGACTACAACGGGCAGCCCGCGGGCTACGCGGCCGCGCCCGGCGACGCGCTCGCCTACGCCGACGCGCACGACAACGAGTCGCTGTACGACGCCCTGACGTACAAGCTGCCCGCGGACACCGGCGCCGCCGACCGGGCCCGGATGCAGGTCCTGGCGATGGCGACGGCCACTCTCTCGCAGGGCCCGTCCCTCTCCCAGGCCGGCACCGACCTGCTGCGCTCCAAGTCCCTGGACCGCAACTCCTTCGACAGCGGCGACTGGTTCAACGCGATCCACTGGAACTGCGCCGCAGGCAACGGCTTCGGACGGGGACTCCCGCCGGCCGCCGACAACGCCTCCAAGTGGTCGTACGCCAAGCCCCTGCTGGGCACGGTCACGGTGGGCTGCCCGCAGATCACCGCCGCCTCCGCCGCCTACCAGGACCTGCTGAGGATCCGCACCACACGGCCGGAGTTCTCCCTCGGGACGGCCGCACAGGTGCAGTCGGCACTCTCCTTCCCGCTGTCCGGCAAGGACGAGACACCCGGCGTGATCACCATGGAACTCGGCGACCTGGTCGTCGTGTTCAACGCGACACCGGCCGCACGGCAGCAGACGGTCGGCGCGCTCGCCGGGACCGGATACCGGCTCCACCCCGTCCAGGCGGCGGGCGCGGACGCCGTCGTCAGGTCCGCCTCGTACGAGAAGGCGTCCGGCACGTTCACCGTGCCGGCCCGCACCGTCGCGGTGTTCTCCCGCACGGCCCCCTAG
- a CDS encoding alpha-amylase: protein MAISRPLSGALALAAAAAVMAPTTASATPPGTKDVTAVLFEWNFASVAKECTNTLGPAGYGYVQVSPPAEHIQGSQWWTSYQPVSYRIAGRLGDRTAFRSMVDTCHAAGVKVVVDTVVNHMSAGSGTGTGGSSYTKYDYPGLYSSYDFDDCTSQVSNYSDRWNVQHCELVGLADLDTGEEYVRKTIAGYMNDLLGLGVDGFRIDAAKHIDTADLANIKSRLTNPGAYWKQEVIYGSGEAVQPTEYTGNGDVQEFRYAYDLKRVFNNENLAYLKNYGEGWGYLSSSVAGVFVDNHDTERNGSTLNYKDGANYTLANVFMLAFPYGAPDINSGYEWSNADAGPPNGGAVNACWQDGWKCQHAWPEIKSMVGFRNATRGQGLSNWWDNGNDAIAFGRGSKGFVAINHETSALSRTFSTSLAAGTYCNVQNNTSITVNGSGQFTATLGANTALAIYAGKSSC, encoded by the coding sequence ATGGCAATCAGCAGACCCCTTTCGGGCGCCCTCGCCCTGGCTGCCGCGGCCGCCGTCATGGCCCCCACCACCGCGTCCGCCACCCCGCCCGGCACCAAGGACGTCACCGCCGTCCTCTTCGAGTGGAACTTCGCCTCGGTCGCCAAGGAGTGCACGAACACCCTCGGTCCGGCCGGCTACGGCTACGTGCAGGTGTCCCCGCCCGCCGAGCACATACAGGGCTCGCAGTGGTGGACCTCCTACCAGCCGGTGAGCTACCGCATCGCCGGCCGGCTGGGCGACCGCACGGCCTTCCGGTCCATGGTGGACACCTGCCACGCGGCCGGCGTGAAGGTCGTCGTGGACACCGTCGTCAACCACATGTCCGCGGGCAGCGGCACGGGCACCGGCGGCTCGTCGTACACGAAGTACGACTACCCGGGCCTGTACTCCTCCTACGACTTCGACGACTGCACGTCCCAGGTCTCCAACTACAGCGACCGCTGGAACGTGCAGCACTGCGAGCTCGTCGGCCTCGCCGACCTCGACACCGGCGAGGAGTACGTCCGCAAGACCATCGCCGGGTACATGAACGACCTGCTCGGCCTGGGCGTCGACGGCTTCCGCATCGACGCGGCCAAGCACATCGACACCGCCGACCTCGCCAACATCAAGTCGCGGCTGACGAACCCGGGCGCGTACTGGAAGCAGGAGGTCATCTACGGCAGCGGGGAGGCCGTCCAGCCCACCGAGTACACCGGCAACGGCGACGTCCAGGAGTTCCGCTACGCCTACGACCTCAAGCGCGTCTTCAACAACGAGAACCTCGCCTACCTGAAGAACTACGGCGAGGGCTGGGGCTACCTGAGCAGCTCGGTCGCGGGTGTCTTCGTCGACAACCACGACACCGAGCGCAACGGCTCGACGCTCAACTACAAGGACGGGGCGAACTACACCCTCGCCAACGTCTTCATGCTCGCCTTTCCGTACGGCGCCCCCGACATCAACTCCGGCTACGAGTGGTCGAACGCGGACGCCGGTCCGCCCAACGGCGGCGCTGTCAACGCCTGCTGGCAGGACGGCTGGAAGTGTCAGCACGCCTGGCCGGAGATCAAGTCGATGGTCGGCTTCCGCAACGCCACCCGGGGGCAAGGGCTTTCGAACTGGTGGGACAACGGCAACGACGCCATCGCCTTCGGCCGGGGCAGCAAGGGCTTCGTGGCCATCAACCACGAGACCTCCGCGCTGAGCCGGACCTTCAGCACCTCCCTGGCGGCGGGCACCTACTGCAACGTCCAGAACAACACGAGCATCACGGTCAACGGCTCGGGCCAGTTCACGGCGACGCTGGGCGCCAATACGGCCCTCGCGATCTACGCGGGCAAGTCCAGCTGCTGA
- a CDS encoding TetR/AcrR family transcriptional regulator yields the protein MTTGVRRRMGVEERRQQLIGVALELFAQRSPDEVSIDEIAAAAGISRPLVYHYFPGKLSLYEAALKRASEDLAGRFAEPREGPLGARLLRVMHRYFDFVDAHGPGFSALMRGGPAVGSSTTNALVDSVRQEAYEQILSHLGVTEAPARLELTVRSWISLAESTALIWLDGRRIPREELEVQLVHDFAALTAVSAAHDEELRALLRPVLGGEPADGPFGDLVTRLIALAS from the coding sequence ATGACAACCGGGGTCCGTCGCAGAATGGGAGTCGAGGAGCGCCGGCAGCAGTTGATCGGCGTCGCCCTCGAACTGTTCGCCCAGCGCTCGCCCGACGAGGTCTCCATCGACGAGATAGCCGCCGCGGCGGGTATCTCGCGCCCCCTCGTCTACCACTACTTCCCCGGCAAACTCAGCCTGTACGAGGCCGCGTTGAAGCGGGCCTCGGAAGACCTGGCGGGCCGGTTCGCCGAACCGCGCGAAGGTCCCCTGGGCGCCCGGCTGCTGCGCGTGATGCACCGCTACTTCGACTTCGTGGACGCGCACGGTCCCGGCTTCTCCGCCCTCATGCGCGGCGGCCCGGCGGTCGGCTCGTCGACCACCAACGCCCTCGTCGACTCCGTGCGCCAGGAGGCCTACGAACAGATCCTGTCGCACCTGGGGGTCACGGAAGCCCCCGCGCGACTGGAACTCACCGTCCGCTCCTGGATCTCGCTCGCCGAGTCGACCGCGCTGATCTGGCTGGACGGGCGGCGCATCCCCCGCGAGGAGCTCGAGGTCCAGCTCGTGCACGACTTCGCCGCGCTGACGGCGGTCAGCGCGGCCCACGACGAGGAACTGCGGGCGCTGCTGCGTCCGGTGCTCGGCGGCGAGCCGGCCGACGGCCCCTTCGGCGACCTGGTCACCCGGCTCATCGCCCTCGCCTCCTGA
- a CDS encoding fused response regulator/phosphatase produces MNVNGTRTDTTVLVVDRTAAGRFALGVVLRRAGHQVVAVGSGHEALVELDVRRRKGTLPDVALVDVELPDMSGFELCRRLKARPHMAGLPVVHFSAGEVAPGDRGEGLEAGGEAHLAMPAEPEEIDAVVRAAVRAARLRADDQAVARRLSLLSEAIVGIQAARSPQELAEAAAEGTARLTGSPAAVFVLGPDDVLHRGTSRNRTSLALPDQGAHQAVVALLRRLAHGQAGVRITSVPAPLWPAGFFRPGVPHDARLVLIPTQDGTSAVCLATPTRGVRRVDPETESLLARLAQATALAAEPLLMYQVERHVALTLQHSFLPRPHRLPELPGVDVAVRYVPASRETEIGGDFYAALRTGEGVLVAVGDVVGHSLDAATVMVEIRHALRAYCVDESDPAVLAERLDRMLRLYHPGVTATVCLVLIDPGTGRTRIANAGHIPPLIVRDTGGAEYAKAAGPLLGPGLPHPPPTELFLEPGDRLLLVTDGLIETRGTDLAVSMEHLRAAAIGAMPGLDALCDTLLTSFGHEREDDIAMLALRLTN; encoded by the coding sequence ATGAACGTCAACGGCACACGGACCGACACGACCGTGCTCGTCGTGGACCGTACGGCGGCCGGGCGGTTCGCCCTGGGCGTCGTGCTGCGCCGTGCCGGTCACCAGGTCGTCGCGGTCGGCAGCGGCCACGAGGCCCTCGTCGAACTCGACGTACGGCGCCGCAAGGGCACCCTGCCCGACGTGGCCCTCGTCGACGTCGAACTGCCGGACATGAGCGGCTTCGAACTGTGCCGCCGCCTCAAGGCCCGGCCGCACATGGCCGGACTGCCCGTCGTGCACTTCTCGGCCGGTGAGGTGGCCCCCGGCGACCGCGGCGAAGGACTCGAAGCGGGCGGCGAGGCCCACCTCGCGATGCCCGCCGAACCCGAGGAGATCGACGCGGTGGTCCGCGCGGCGGTACGCGCCGCACGGCTGCGGGCCGACGACCAGGCGGTCGCCCGGCGGCTGTCGCTGCTGTCCGAGGCGATCGTGGGCATCCAGGCGGCACGCTCCCCGCAGGAACTGGCCGAGGCCGCCGCCGAAGGCACCGCCCGGCTCACCGGCTCGCCCGCCGCCGTCTTCGTCCTCGGCCCGGACGACGTGCTGCACCGGGGCACCTCCAGGAACCGCACCTCGCTCGCGCTGCCCGACCAGGGCGCCCACCAGGCCGTCGTCGCCCTGCTGAGACGGCTCGCCCACGGCCAGGCCGGCGTACGGATCACCTCGGTGCCCGCGCCGCTGTGGCCCGCCGGGTTCTTCCGGCCCGGTGTGCCGCACGACGCCCGGTTGGTACTGATCCCCACCCAGGACGGCACGTCCGCGGTCTGTCTGGCCACCCCCACCCGCGGGGTGCGCCGGGTGGACCCGGAGACCGAGTCGCTGCTGGCCCGGCTCGCCCAGGCCACCGCGCTCGCCGCGGAACCACTGCTCATGTACCAGGTCGAGCGGCATGTCGCGCTCACCCTCCAGCACAGCTTCCTGCCCCGGCCGCACCGGCTGCCCGAACTGCCCGGCGTCGACGTCGCCGTCCGTTACGTGCCCGCCTCCCGGGAGACCGAGATCGGCGGCGACTTCTACGCGGCCCTGCGCACCGGCGAAGGGGTGCTGGTCGCCGTCGGCGACGTCGTCGGGCACTCGCTCGACGCGGCCACCGTCATGGTCGAGATCCGGCACGCGCTGCGCGCCTACTGCGTCGACGAGAGCGATCCGGCGGTCCTCGCCGAGCGCCTCGACCGGATGCTCCGGCTCTACCACCCGGGAGTGACGGCGACGGTCTGCCTGGTCCTCATCGACCCCGGCACCGGACGCACCCGCATCGCCAACGCCGGGCACATCCCGCCGCTGATCGTGCGGGACACCGGCGGCGCCGAGTACGCCAAGGCGGCCGGCCCGCTGCTCGGCCCCGGCCTGCCCCACCCGCCGCCCACCGAACTGTTCCTCGAACCGGGCGACCGGCTCCTGCTGGTCACCGACGGCCTGATCGAGACCCGGGGCACCGACCTCGCCGTGTCGATGGAGCACCTGAGGGCGGCCGCCATCGGCGCGATGCCGGGTCTGGACGCCCTGTGCGACACGCTCCTCACCAGCTTCGGCCACGAGCGGGAGGACGACATCGCGATGCTGGCCCTGCGGCTGACGAACTAG
- a CDS encoding 5-carboxymethyl-2-hydroxymuconate Delta-isomerase has product MPQITVDYSSTMESAFDRTGFARALHASVVEIAAAKPEACKSLFRPAGFTAFGHDDPEERGHAIVHVTLGLLAGRTDETKTKLTEAVLGLLREHVKQDGFVLHASAEVRDLDPSYRKYES; this is encoded by the coding sequence ATGCCGCAGATCACCGTCGACTACTCGAGCACGATGGAGTCCGCCTTCGACCGCACCGGGTTCGCGCGGGCCCTGCACGCCTCGGTCGTCGAGATCGCGGCCGCCAAGCCCGAGGCCTGCAAGTCCCTCTTCCGCCCGGCCGGGTTCACCGCGTTCGGCCACGACGACCCCGAGGAGCGCGGGCACGCGATCGTCCACGTCACGCTCGGCCTGCTGGCCGGCCGCACCGACGAGACGAAGACGAAGCTGACCGAGGCCGTCCTCGGGCTGCTGCGCGAGCACGTGAAGCAGGACGGTTTCGTGCTGCACGCCTCGGCCGAGGTGCGCGACCTCGACCCGTCGTACCGCAAGTACGAGAGCTAG